Proteins from one Salmo salar chromosome ssa07, Ssal_v3.1, whole genome shotgun sequence genomic window:
- the LOC106608896 gene encoding 39S ribosomal protein L52, mitochondrial gives MAAPFRTLCSTALRHSSRCFTTTCGAQAGIKWRTENGLARSGTEYGPLTDFPDWSFADGRSAPPLKGQLRRKQERETLARRVVSLSSEVDKGMEVWREKREEAKRMEERNNSLLLKPKGNLLLRKNK, from the exons ATGGCGGCGCCCTTTAGGACATTGTGTAGTACAG CTTTGAGGCATTCCAGTCGTTGTTTTACTACGACTTGTGGGGCACAGGCTGGAATCAAGTGGAGGACAGA AAATGGTCTTGCCCGCAGTGGAACAGAGTATGGCCCCCTGACAGATTTCCCTGACTGGTCCTTTGCAG ATGGCCGGTCGGCACCCCCACTGAAAGGACAGCTGAGgagaaaacaggagagagagacgttaGCA AGACGTGTAGTGAGTCTAAGCTCTGAGGTGGATAAAGGGATGGAAGTGTGGAGGGAGAAACGGGAAGAAGCTAAAAGGATGGAGGAACGCAATAATTCTCTTCTGCTAAAACCCAAAGGGAAccttttattgaggaaaaataaataa